Sequence from the Amphiprion ocellaris isolate individual 3 ecotype Okinawa chromosome 1, ASM2253959v1, whole genome shotgun sequence genome:
tttaaagacaaatccCAATAAGTCCCAAACTAAGAATGATCTATTTGAGTCACTGATATCCTTTTTCATTCCAAAACTGGTAAAAATACACCAGTGAATCGCTGTTATGCTGGTTAATGTGCTCCTTGATTGCAGTAAACATGGTCTAAGAAGTATATTTATTACTATATAGTATACATTTATTACTTCCACCGTCTTTTCTGCCTGTTGTGAATGACTTGCTAAATAAATGAACTAAATTTTTAGctgaaaaataacaactttttaTTTGAGTTTGAGCAATATAACTTAAAAAATATAGCAACCACAGCTCCCACAGACAGGTAAGGGAAAGAGTAAAGTAttgaaaaacagactaacaCACTGTTCGTTTTGGTCTTCATGTGATTTATTGGAGTGAAGCCAACATGATGTTTTAAGCAgcatgtttctgcttcttgAGCTGCTAATAAATGTGAACATACAGGTGGAGAGATACCAGCTGGATAAAGTTCTGGTGAAGGGAACAGTGGAGCGCATCATTCCTGTGACTGACGACAGGAATAAGATGGAAGACGGTCACATAAAAGAGCAGGAAACAGAGGGAATACCTCTGACTGAGAGGAATGGAGAAGAGGGAAGGAAGAGAGTGAAGTATTTTCAAGTCCAACTCCAAGAAGGCGACATCCTAAATGCCCAACAGGTCGTTATGGCAACAGGCCCGACCCGCGCCCAAATGGCAAACATCCCTTCATGGGTGCAAAGCATTGGAGAGAGCTATCCGGAGGAGCGTTTACAGCACACAGTTCATCTCATGCACAGTCTGCCAAACTGGAAGCAGAAACTTACAGAAAACTgccagagacagaaagagatttTTCACACTAAAGGTAGGTTGGATTTCCTCCAACTATataccacaaaaatacagaaaagcgTTGCACAGAAACAATCTCTTTAGCATTTAAACAGGAGGAAATGATTCCTGTTATTATCAAGGTCAAGGTGTCTGTTGGTCTCCGTCTCAGACAGAGGGTCTGCTGCACAGACAACACATACCACTcgtacaataaataaacaaccagataaaataaacatctgCATGGGTAAAATAAACTtccagaataaaaaaaaataaataaataaataagtgaaataaaagcacaataCGTTATCACGttggttaaaaacaaacaaaagtgcaATGTGCAAACTCAGCATTATGGATATGAAAATACTACAGATACACGTGTTACACTGTGACACACGGTTATCTGGATGACCTGACTGGCTTCCAATTACGCAGAAATTATGCAgaagttcaaaatgttttgattcTTTAAATCTTAAAAGAGTCAATACataattgtgtgactttttgtaacgtagttgacatttttgctgttttcaggcctaaaatcaacatggcctcctataaccaaacaccacatggcattttacagaaagattcttctaagtattatatatacaactgagtaaaattgaaattgaaagctTTTTATTAAGATAtagtagtaaacctgttgaacatgcgataaatccacacttaaCTCATACACTACTTACCGCTACTActacagatacaatttgttattttccaaataaaatttgacatattgccaaaaaagaaatatctgtcatgattatctcaacttgatAAAATGAGCACAatcaaagcagtttttaaataagctcattttattattatttagctaatttaaaggtggttggtattaaattgtgacggttatttagttgacattttagtgatatccagtcattttttaaaaaattaataagtgattgtttccatgacaaataattatggaatttgtaaagacatgatcgtAATGAACATAAGtaatattagtttttttacttAATACTTACtttactttaataaaaatgtatgccagATATAGCCCATGGACTTTCAACTATGTATTGATCTAAAATGTGATGCCCCTTTGCTGGTGTTTTTGCTCATATGTTATGCTCTATTTTCACTTTAACGTAGCTATCTGACACCCATCCTCCTCCtgtatgtgtgtctttgcagtgtgTGAGGCAGGGCAGAGGGTGATGGTCGTTGGTGGAGGTCTGACCAGCGCTCATGTCGTCTCCATTGCCCTGCAGCAAGGTGCCAGCCACGTGACGTGGGTCATGAGGAAGCATCTTCAGGTCTGATGACTCTCTGTGCACCAACCATAAATCTACTGCAGCTTTACCTGCCTGCATCCACCTCAACACACATCAGTCCTGGTTTCTTCTGCAGTTGAAGCAGTTTGACGTGGGCGATGTGGAGAGCCTGGTGGGCCGGTACTCCCACGTGGAGCACGGCATCAAGACGGACGGCCAGGCCTACCTACGGCAGTTCTACAATGAACGGAGTTTCCACAAACGGCTGGCTATGATTCGCCAGGCGAGGAAAGGAGGAGCCGTCACCCCAGAGGCCTACATCCACCTGAAGCCGTTCATCTTGAATGGACAGGTGGACGTGAAGACTTACTGTCAGGTGATGATACATGCATGGTGCAGAGTAGAAGGCTGAGGGGGAGGCAAGGTGAGCTCAGGAAAGGCAAGATATGAGGTTGTGTATATCTAATTATGTCCTGCTCTGGATGATAGGATGTGAAGTGAAATGAACTGAGATGAGGGTTAAATAAGGAGGCAAGCAGTGCTAGAATGTACAGTAAGTCCATATTACTTACTTTCTGCTCCACTATATTTAGTTGCTTCCTTTGGGATGTCGTCTTTTTCTGATATGTGCTTCTGTGACTTCATGATATCTTACTTGGTTGCACTTCTCCATCCAGCTTCATGAAAATCCATTTGGTagtttttgcaaaaatatacaaGCAAACTAATGTTAATAAAAAGAAGTGCTTTTAAGATTTAATGAGGTCATATCATATCAGAGGTAGGTTCGTGAGATAACATGAGGTCAAATGAGGTAATAAAAGCTCCTTTTCTTGTTCAGTTAAATGTGTCCATATCTGAATATAAATCATTTTGAATCCAACATGGATCAAGTCTGAATCAACACAATCACATCAGGTTGAATGATCTGTTTTGGATCACAACAACCAAAAAGTGATTTGTAAAAATGGCTGGAAATACGTCCTTAACCGAGACATTTTGCAACAAGAACCAGATGACCAGGCAGTTTAATGGGAGTGTAGAGGGCTCATAACTTCTTGTACTTTAGTTTTGCGTGTTCAGTGTCAAATATTGCACATGTCTCTTCTGTAATGGTCTTAGCATGTCTAAATTAAAACACGACTTGACAATGCTATCTATTCCATGTTTGAAAAGTGCCTTAATGTAGCGTGAGGTGGGCGAGCAGAGCTAACTTGAATCACCTGCGCAGGTGAGTGAAGCCAGCTGGTGCTACAGGAATCAGGCCTGGAGCCTTTCTCTCAGCACTGGGGGCCACTGGACTGGAGATATGATCTGGCTCGCCACCGGCTGTAAGCTCGATGTCAAACAGGACCCGCTGCTTTCTGAGGTGATGAAACAATTCCCAGTTCAGGTAGGTCAAACAcgaaaatgttttgtatttggaCAGTAGTGTGTAAAAGAAGAACAACCGAAAAGCATGAAAATAATTAGGGTTTTGAGTGATATATTACTTTTTCCAAATTAACCAAATGTTTCTATCATGTGACCTGCCTCAGATAACACTAATAGATTAGCAaacgtttcttttttgtccCATATGAAGGTGATAGATGGATGGCCATGCATAACAGAAAGCTTACAGTGGGCAGAGGGTTGCCCGCTCTATCTGATGGGGCAGTACACTGCTCTGCAGGTAGGTCTTGTGTATTGTCAATGTCAGTAtcaatgtcagatttatttatataacacgtTTAAAAGGCCCATGGCCAACCAAAATGCTttatagtaaaataaatcatcaacaaTACATCATCAGCAAGAGAGGAAAGCACCGGCGTTACGTGCTAGTGTTTCTTTGTCCCGGTTAGGAGAcgagctgctgcattctgaacAAGCTGCAGACGGTTGAGTTTCAACTGGTCAATGCTGACGTACAGGGAGTTACAATAGTCCAAGCGCCATGTAATAAAAGCATGGATAACTTTTTCTAGATCGGCCCTTCTTAGATAGGGTTTGACTTTGGATAGAAGCCGAAGATGAAAGAAGCTTTGGTCTGCAAAAACAGGTCACAGCAACAATCTTGCTTAATTTTTCTGCTTTCCTGCCCAGGTTGGACCTCATGCAGTAAACCTGGCTGGCGGTCAGGCTGCCAGCATGCGAATCGCCAAAGACATCCTGCGCCGTcagcagcaggacaatgaccagGATTCTGAAGGGAATGGAGAGAAATCAACGACTGAAGAATACATTGAACAGATGCGAGGCCTGTTGTGGCTTTAATGTTACATTTGGCCAGAGGAACTCAAATACACCTGTATGAGAGCTGTCACATGTTCTTCATCTGCCTGGTCCAGTGACACTTGGTGTGGATGATGGAGATGAATTATTGAACAAATgtgaaagtgatgtttttagGAACAAAAGCAACAGTTCTGTTGCTAATAAAATCACCATTTAAGCAACTTAAAGAGTTCACGACCATGTGATGtatagctgttttgtgtgtctaacTACATTTCTTGCAGATGTTTTGAgacgttttgtgtttttgtagttgttttgtgactaTGGTCATTTTTAAGCTTCTGCTTGTATCCTTTTGGATCTCagtggtttgttgttttgtgatgttttcagtctctttgtgtgtttttttttgagtgTGTATCCTTTTACTCATTTTGGGACGATCTAAAGCTTGAgtcatcacacaaacacaccatccccactgtgaagcacggcggtggcagcatcatgatgtggggatgcttctctgcagcagctctggaagGCTAGTAAAGGTAGAGagtaaaaatgaatgcagcaaagtaaagggaaatcctggaggacaaactgatgcagtctgcaagagaaccgCAACttcagaagagatttgtttttcaacacaaaaaaacaacaactttacaTACAGCCAAAACTACACAGAAGCAGTTTAACGACAACAAGATGAATGTTCTGAAGTGGTGGAGTCAGAATCTAGACCTCAATCCAACAGGAAGTTTGTGGTTGGACTTGAAAAGGGGCTGCTCTCTCACAGTCCCTGTGCAGATTAACAGAacttgagcagttttgcaaagaagaattgGGTAAAATTGTAGATATTGAAGGCTGATTGATCTACAAAGCTCAATTCTATAGCCACAACCAAAGGTGCATCCACTACATACTGACTTGAAGTAGGCGGACACTTacgcaatcacttattttaggttttctacatttaattaattgacatcaCTTGGCATGAAAGAGTCTTATTTATAGCTATTTACAGCCTTCGGACAAAATGCTCTTTCTGTGAAGGCCAGTAAGATCTGGAACAGTCTTCCACTCTCCATAAGGGATTTTCCCATGTTACCAACCTTCAAAACTGACcttaaacagtggctgaaagtgaACCAGTGCTGTGACCATTGACCTTTAActtttttgtgtactttttatattgggcttttattgtgacctgttGTCCTTGTGACCTATTCTCCTATATATTACTGTATGcttcactgttattttttcttcGTGTACTTTctgtaatgtgcttttattgtgatctgttgtccttttattgtgacctattgtcctgtGTTTTACTGTTATGCTTATGCTGCAGATGTAAATTCGTATTGTTTATTTATAAATCTCTTTTATAAGAGACACCTGGCCAAGGTAGCAGCCATACAAAATTGAAAAGTTATTGCTATAATCCGGCATATTTATGTCTATTGCTGTCCAAATagacgttcattaatgtgcactgtccctataaaataaagaaaaaaaattaatatttgaaAATTCTTGACCACGACTTCAAAGTGAGGTGAACATTTTTGGTTTCCTGCCAGGTGCTTTGAAACCTCCTTGGCCACGCCCTCGTTTCGCTTCCGTGTGTTTGAACctgaggaggtgaaggaggctGCAGACCAAAGAGGAACTCATCATTCAGATTTTACCTTTACACTGCAGAAACAGTCAGATTATTGGCTGGATTCGTTCTCTCATACTTGCAGGTAGGTGCATGTATCTGAGATATAAAGTGTAATTTGGCTCCAGCCAGTCTGAGTCAGAAAAGTCGCCTTTCCGTGCTTTTCTTCCAGGTAATCGTAAACAGGTAAACACTGCTGGATGTGTTGTTGAGGGGGGTGATGCAGGGACATACATAAAACATGCAGGTATTACTCCTGCATGGTTGCGGTCAGTGTCAGTTTCAACCAGCAGGAACTTCTGGTCACATAATCACCAGGAAGTGATCGTCAACTTAACCGAAGCTGCTTCAGCGTTTTCTAATCCAGCACCAGATCCTTTTTTAGGGAAGGAAGGTGATGGTGATGCAGAACAGAGCGGGGGAGCAGACACAGATGATGCAGAGGCGTTTGAAAGAAACGCTTTTTCACATCAATTCGGGGAAAGTTGTGAGACGTAGCGGCAGCAGCAGGTGATTACCAGCTGATCCGATCAGCTGACCGATCAGCTGATCTGCCGTCAGTCCGGTCGGTGCAGCTCAGACCCTCCGGTGTGACAGAAAACGATTTGGAAACCGTGAAAACTCTGCGATTACGTGACTTGTCCGGTTGTTTTATCACGTCACGGTGGTGAAGAGGTGTGTTTCTTTATCTGATGATTAACTGCACAGATTTCAAAGCCTCTGAAGGTGAACTGGTGATTTGTGACactaaatttaaacaaaaataccaaacatttaCTAGTTCCAGCTTCTCAACTGTGAGAACCTGAATATATTTGTTCTTCTGGATGATCGGtttgacaaaacaagcaaattttGTGCTCTCTGTTAAGTATTTAGAAGATTCTGATGaaatttctgtgtgttttatgactCTTACTTGACGAAACAATACATCGTAAAAGTCTTGAAATTAATCCACTATAAAATTGGTTATTAGTTGTTACTCATCTTTATTTCCAATGGGTAACACCCATATTTTgaaataagcaaacaaacatgCAGATTAACTTCATTTGGTTCTCAGAGAAAACGTTTTTTAAAAGTGTCATTTCGTTTGATGTTTTTGGCAAAGGGTGAAATGTAGGTATTTGTGCACAAAAGGTCCTCAGCTTGTTTCACATTCCTTTGTCAGGTGTGGTTTTAAAGGACACTGATCATGTAGTGGAACTAGTACAGATAATACTTTGACAATTGGCTATAGAGTttcaccttaaaatgcagctttattcaaataacACAAAGCCCCAGATGAGAACAGAAGGATGAAACTGGATGTCGGCTGCTGGATGGTGGTGTCAGTTACCACGAATGACCACAACACCACTATTTGTCCTCTAAGAAGTAATTTCAGACGGCATCAGCATGATGCAACAGACGATCTATCACATGATGCTGTGGATGGATGTGTCTGACAACTTGATCCTGTCACCAAAATGTCCACTAACTTTATCAAGTTCTTCAGGAAAAATGGGACATTTaacaaagcagcagcaacaactatATTTACTCGATTCAGTTCTTactgacttgtgatttctggtctTTGAGTTCACTCTTGATCTGTCCTTTATTTCCAGTATAGTGTGTTATTTTCATGGCATCCATTCTGTTGTGGAGATGCTGTTGTTAGAACAACAAATTCTTATTCTCCTATGTgcaaaagaatttaaaaagatCATGTTTGATAAAATATTACTGGCATGTTTTTGTTTAGCATTGTTTGAATTTCAGTCACAATGAAAAGGTTTTGCTTTGAGATCACTAATGTACCACAGTCTGATGCAACACCCCGAAGAACTAATACACGGGAAAGAAAACCACATTTTATGGACATGATCACAGCTGAATTGAAATGTCTGATTCTGAGGCAAAATGTTTTTCTACCTGTCATccaatgcatgctgggaaactAAATGTTTTAGTGAATATGTGATTGAGGAAGTGGACATTTTGAGAATGGGAAGTGTATAATAAGACGGGATTAAAAGATTTAACTTGAACACTGCTTACAGTATGATCCACAGTGTGTCACAGTTCCTCTGAATTAATTCTGctacatacagtcatggaaaaaaaccATTAGACCaccctttttttcttcaatttcttgttcatttcaatgcctggtaccactaaaggtatattacctgaacaATACAATGAACAGGAAAAAGAATgtagctgattccataatactttgtGTCCTATTTGaactgcttcagcttcattgtatttccAGGGTATAGAAGAgaccatttcatgtcatcagcagcacatgtaaaagcctagagtggtttcctgctgacattcaagctgtagcacaactcagaagttgtcagctctcacataatgccttaaaagaaagaattatgtgaagccacaatgGCAGCCATCTTGGTACTGCTGGAAATTgtcatgagtgagagacaggtagtggTAGGTAGGTTTttgtacaatgccatagctattgatggaagaactgaagtgattttggttattatcaagaaaaccatgaaaaacagcttaatatcagctcttaaactcttatgagctatttctgttgttatcattatatttgtcc
This genomic interval carries:
- the zgc:113276 gene encoding uncharacterized protein zgc:113276, yielding MVMLDVLIIGGGPHALTLASLLSRPDPEPNSDPGQDSPVSPVSPFNPASSQPNPETTGNKRWSGKKKKRATAVSAGQTLEEKLEKSTISERMKFRPLSVRAVDSYGEWTTLWKSQFTALNIPHLRSHTLVHTDPLSKKALQEFVLKYERSAELHSLPDQMYILDENAFFNDMRLGKKERKRLNITSTLKKSLSFSLPGTRLSVDFFKEQVERYQLDKVLVKGTVERIIPVTDDRNKMEDGHIKEQETEGIPLTERNGEEGRKRVKYFQVQLQEGDILNAQQVVMATGPTRAQMANIPSWVQSIGESYPEERLQHTVHLMHSLPNWKQKLTENCQRQKEIFHTKVCEAGQRVMVVGGGLTSAHVVSIALQQGASHVTWVMRKHLQLKQFDVGDVESLVGRYSHVEHGIKTDGQAYLRQFYNERSFHKRLAMIRQARKGGAVTPEAYIHLKPFILNGQVDVKTYCQVSEASWCYRNQAWSLSLSTGGHWTGDMIWLATGCKLDVKQDPLLSEVMKQFPVQVIDGWPCITESLQWAEGCPLYLMGQYTALQVGPHAVNLAGGQAASMRIAKDILRRQQQDNDQDSEGNGEKSTTEEYIEQMRGLLWL